One segment of Anopheles stephensi strain Indian chromosome 3, UCI_ANSTEP_V1.0, whole genome shotgun sequence DNA contains the following:
- the LOC118510650 gene encoding transcription initiation factor IIB-like, with translation MASHTSCPNQLSKLQCSYHPEANLIDDYHTGDMICGDCGLVVGDRIIDLSNEWRTFSDEKSRSDPCRVGSTDPFLEESDLPTILQCPQGERFNDHTHTKFYKMHTNNSKLVSGFAEISTMADRINALKSITNHAKNIFKRVQQIKELRHRSIDAKATASLYIACRQEGVARSFKELCAVSSVSKKEIGRCFKLIVKTLATSLDLITSDDFMSRFCTNLRLPMVVQQSATHIAQTAYQLDIVSGLSPISVAAAAIYMASQASESMISNKNIAEIAGVAELTLRKVYKLMLPYAEELFPKDFNYFRHINMLPRS, from the exons ATGGCTTCACACACTTC GTGTCCCAACCAGCTGAGCAAACTGCAGTGCTCCTATCATCCTGAGGCAAATTTGATTGACGATTACCATACCGGAGATATGATCTGTGGCGACTGTGGACTTGTTGTCGGTGATCGGATTATAGACTTATCGAACGAATGGCGCACGTTTAGCGATGAAAAGAGCCGGTCGGATCCATGCCGTGTCGGTAGTACGGATCCGTTCTTGGAGGAGAGTGATCTGCCAACGATTTTACAGTGCCCTCAGGGCGAGCGTTTTAATG atcacacgcacaccaaaTTCTACAAAATGCACACCAACAATTCCAAATTAGTGTCCGGCTTCGCCGAAATATCCACCATGGCCGACCGTATCAATGCACTGAAATCGATCACCAATCATGCGAAAAACATCTTCAAGCGTGTGCAGCAAATTAAGGAACTGCGCCACCGGTCGATAGACGCCAAGGCAACGGCCAGCCTATACATCGCCTGCCGTCAGGAAGGCGTTGCCCGATCGTTCAAGGAACTGTGTGCGGTAAGCTCGGTCAGCAAGAAGGAGATCGGTCGTTGCTTTAAGCTGATCGTCAAGACTCTTGCCACCTCGCTCGACCTAATCACGTCGGACGATTTTATGTCACGGTTCTGCACGAATCTAC GTCTTCCAATGGTGGTACAACAGTCGGCAACGCATATTGCACAAACTGCCTACCAACTGGACATCGTGTCGGGACTGTCGCCAATCTCCGTGGCGGCTGCCGCCATCTACATGGCATCGCAAGCATCAGAATCGATgataagcaacaaaaacattgCGGAGATTGCTGGTGTGGCGGAGCTGACTTTACGGAAGGTTTACAAGCTGATGCTTCCTTACGCCGAGGAGCTGTTTCCGAAGGATTTTAACTATTTCAGACACATCAACATGTTGCCACGGTCGTAA
- the LOC118510649 gene encoding transcription initiation factor IIB — MASTSRDAHLNKVCCYSHPEAPLIEDYRAGDMICSECGLVVGDRVIDVGSEWRTFSNEKAGVDPSRVGGPENPLLSGGDLSTMIGPGTGPASFDAFGTAKYQNRRTMSSSDRALIAAFKEISTMADRINLPKTITDRANNLFKQVHDGKNLKGRSNDAKASACLYIACRQEGVPRTFKEICAVSKISKKEIGRCFKLTLKALATSVDLITTADFMSRFCANLDLPNVVQRAATHIARKAVEMDIVPGRSPISVAAAAIYMASQASDNKKTHKEIGDIAGVADVTIRQSYRLMYPHAAELFPEDFNFFTPIDQLPPV; from the exons ATGGCAAGCACATCAAG GGACGCCCATCTGAACAAAGTTTGCTGCTATTCGCACCCGGAAGCACCGTTAATAGAGGATTACCGGGCGGGCGATATGATATGCTCCGAGTGTGGGTTGGTGGTAGGGGATCGGGTCATCGATGTGGGATCCGAGTGGCGTACGTTCAGCAACGAGAAGGCCGGCGTTGATCCGTCCCGTGTCGGTGGACCGGAAAATCCGCTGCTCAGTGGAGGCGATCTTTCCACCATGATCGGTCCCGGAACGGGTCCCGCGTCGTTTGATGCGTTCGGAA CTGCCAAGTATCAAAACCGCCGCACGATGAGCAGCTCCGACCGGGCCCTCATTGCAGCGTTCAAAGAGATCAGCACGATGGCGGACCGAATCAATCTGCCGAAAACGATCACCGACCGGGCGAACAATCTGTTCAAGCAGGTGCACGATGGCAAAAATCTGAAGGGCCGATCGAACGATGCCAAAGCGTCCGCCTGCCTGTACATTGCCTGCCGACAGGAAGGTGTGCCCCGAACGTTCAAAGAGATCTGTGCCGTCAGTAAGATCAGCAAAAAGGAAATTGGGCGCTGTTTCAAGCTTACGCTCAAGGCACTCGCTACCTCCGTCGATCTCATCACCACCGCCGACTTCATGTCCCGCTTCTGCGCTAATCTTG ACCTGCCCAACGTGGTACAGCGTGCCGCAACACATATAGCACGAAAGGCGGTCGAAATGGATATTGTGCCCGGTCGATCACCGATCTCGGTGGCAGCCGCCGCCATCTACATGGCCTCGCAAGCGTCCGACAACAAAAAGACACACAAAGAAATCGGTGACATTGCCGGTGTGGCTGACGTCACGATCCGCCAATCGTACCGATTAATGTATCCGCACGCGGCCGAACTGTTCCCCGAGGACTTTAACTTCTTCACCCCGATCGACCAGCTGCCGCCGGTGTAA
- the LOC118510040 gene encoding fibrinogen-like protein 1 — protein MLLSYYSVCLLLLAVLSTAEQEDLTSSPSAELAAVRLKDIQEQLVQLKSKLNTLTSQMAILLDREQSCDNRRTVITDCSEVSSDGSGIFPLRICSEPTYNVYCNQSFEGGGWMVIYDRHDGPKNATFNQPWDSYKRGFGQPDGEHFIGLDRLHSLTYGSSYEIAFLLSSPNGGEAVGIYDHFEVDNERDRFPIRSIGSARGSMRLFADNNQQQLYRFQTYDRNNLHPLARATMVEEECAFWFVDMPHSHDSVSFAQFCANLRRLKIMIRKLPTDKV, from the coding sequence ATGCTGCTTTCTTACTACTCTgtctgcctgctgctgctagcagTCCTTTCCACTGCAGAGCAAGAAGATCTTACCAGCAGCCCATCGGCGGAGCTAGCTGCTGTTCGGCTCAAGGACATTCAGGAGCAGTTAGTGCAGCTAAAAtcaaaactaaacacacttaCCTCCCAAATGGCAATTCTCCTCGATCGTGAACAATCCTGTGATAACCGTCGTACTGTGATAACCGACTGTAGTGAAGTTAGTTCCGATGGGTCCGGCATTTTTCCGCTACGAATCTGTTCCGAACCCACGTACAACGTGTACTGCAACCAATCCTTCGAGGGTGGCGGCTGGATGGTGATCTACGACCGCCATGATGGACCAAAAAACGCCACATTTAATCAACCGTGGGATTCATACAAGCGTGGTTTTGGTCAGCCGGATGGAGAACATTTCATCGGACTCGATCGTTTACACTCCCTCACGTACGGTTCGTCGTATGAGATTGCATTCCTCCTGTCGTCGCCCAATGGCGGTGAAGCGGTTGGCATTTACGATCACTTCGAGGTCGACAATGAGCGGGATCGTTTTCCGATCCGGAGCATCGGTTCCGCGCGAGGAAGTATGCGGCTTTTCGCggacaacaaccaacaacaactgtACCGATTCCAAACGTACGATCGTAACAATTTGCATCCCCTTGCGCGTGCTACAATGGTGGAGGAGGAATGTGCTTTTTGGTTTGTAGATATGCCGCACAGCCATGATAGTGTTTCGTTTGCACAGTTTTGTGCCAATCTGCGGAGATTGAAGATCATGATAAGAAAGCTTCCCACAGACAAGGTTTAA